From the genome of Leucoraja erinacea ecotype New England chromosome 24, Leri_hhj_1, whole genome shotgun sequence:
cggcattttgagtctatccttggagtaaatcagaatctgcaattccttcctacaatacGATCGCTTCAGATTTTGTTTGATTGTTTTAGTTTCTTTAAATGTTTTAagttatatttatattttaccaACTTTGTTTTTTTGATAGCTTCATTAATTTTTAATAGTAATTATAATTTTCATGGTCTCACTTCCAGCATTTCCGTGTGTTAAATTTACACCTGGTGACATTAATCATTGTGCAGCATTTATCTAATGCCATCCCAATATCACTTGGAGCCCCCAAGTTCAGAAAATAAGTGTAATTTGCAGTTATAAATCAACGAGGATTGCAGGCTGTTGAGTTTTATGTTCACATGCCATTTAAATGGCCATCAAATGGCAGTTCCACACACATTAAAGACCACTCAAATTTCACACAAGATGCATAGAATGCATTCAAACTAGTAAAGAGTGCTTTTTGGAGAATATATCCATTGAATAAACCACTTAATGGGTGCTTCTGTGCTCTCTCTGTCTATGATGAGAAAGACCCTTACACAATATCCCATCAAGACTTGGTCTCCTTACCATTTTCTAGAGTTTCTGTCTCAAAGGAGGATATTAAGCAAACCATCATATGGAGccctggagtgatacagtgtggaaaaaggccgattgttccatacacccaccaccctttgtgtgaaaaagttatccctcagattcctataaatcttttccccttcaccttacaactatgtcctctggtcctccattcacctactctgggcaggagactgtgcatctacccaatatatttctctcatgattttatgcaccgaCATGTGAATTTATATTTTGCAACTTATTTTTACGTGAAATATTGGGGATAATGAGGGCACAGATGACGAATTTAGTAGTGGATAGAATGCAACAGCTTAGAATCTGGGTAATGTTACAAAGGTGGTAATAAATGGATTCAATAACTATGAACATGAGGTCAGAAGATCACCATTGCGTGAAAAaatgtcagcatggttttattccTAAGCATTTCCAGGAGACTATTAAAgtatgcaagaaagaactgcagatgctggtataactcgagggtagacacaaaatgctggagttacagcgggtgaggcagcatctctggagaaaaggaataggtgacgtttcggggcgataTCCTTTTTCAGATTATTAAAGTAGGTGGTTTTTGAATTACGTTTTGCGACACTATTAAATTGTTTCTGATCAGAGATCCTTTTCCCGAAATGTTAGCTCTGTTTATCACTCCATCAGTGCTGCTTGTtcagctgagcatttccagcacatGACGTAGGAATGAGTAAAGTACACATTCTTTGAAGTCATTTGATCTGACCTTAAGattgtaaaataaaaaaacaacatgGTGATTATCTGGTCTTACTTCAAATAACATAATTGTAATATCTTTCCCATGAATAATGAATAAGGTACACTGCTCAGTTATTCCATGTCCAGGCCAATTTTTACCTTTTGTTTGACTTGAACAAACTGTGTACTTCAGACGTCAGCATCGTGGAAGATTCGAGACTGGTGAACTTCTGTTCAGACATGGATTAACTCCAAAGTACAGTGTGGAGTTGGGCGAatttacacggtggcgcagtgggagagtcgggagaaggcaggcacgggttattgattggggactatcagccatgatcacaatgaatggcggtgctggctcgaagggccgaatggcctcttcctgcacctatgtttctatgtttctaagttgctgccttatacagcaccagagacccgggttcgattctgaccacgggtgctgtctgcgtggagtttgcatgttctcaccgtgaccacatGCATTTTTTTTCGATATCTCTGCTTTCCTCCACCACACCAaaatcatacaggtttgtaagttaattggcttggtaaaattgcaaatcagccctagtgtaggataatgttaatgtgtggggatcgctggtcggggcggactgggttggccaaagggcctgtttccgcgctgtttctgaaaactaaactaaactaaactacaccaagATTGTAAATTAAATAGAACAGCCGaagtaaataaattggatagggtgTGACAAGGATTTTGTACCCAACATAGTGTAAAACATCTTCAGAATTCAGCATTAACGTTGACTGACTAAGAGAGCAATGTTTGTTGGAAAGTGACTTACTGCAGATGAGCATTCAACTCCGGAGTTTCCTTTTACTAATCAAATTGATGTCATGGTGGGTTGGCAGTGCCTGAGCTATGCTCGCAATATGCTGTGAGGTTTTACACCACCATGCACTCCACTTCCAGGGGCCTGAAGCAAAGACGTTGGTCAAtgtgtcacagtcacagtcatacagcactgaaacaggctctACCCAGGCCAATCTGCCCACCTCGTCAATACCAACCAAAATGCCACATCTAAGCTAGACCCATGTGCTCGCACGATAATGCTGATTGTGCGATTTTAACCTTaatcaattaactaattataatttaaatattCATTCCCTGCTGAATTCAGAACAATTCTTTTTCCCTGCTAGGTAAATATTTAGCAATATTGGCAAGCTACTCTGAGTGACAAATCATTGTCTATAGAGCAGGCAAGTTTTTCATGTCATCTATTACTTGGACTTGGTTCTGTGCTTTGCCTTCTATTTAAAATGATTTGAATATCAATCAATGTATGCCAGTCACGTTTTGATTATATGTAACTCCAAATGAAGGTTTATGCTGTGAGTTACACCCTAGACACTATATTTCCATGTTCCTTTATCAGAGATTATCTTGGAGATACCTAACATatatgagaaactgcagatgctgctttccaaaactgcagatgttggtttccaaaaaaacccacacaaagtgctgggatacatcagtaggtcaggctgcatctctgagaatgtggataggtgatgtttttagttgggaacttcttcagactgatttttgagtggggtgggggaaagataGCTAGAATAAAGGAGGAGTGGGACAGATTGTGGTAAGTAATAGGTGAACGTAAGCGAGGGGGGTTTGATAGCAacatggttggacaaaggacagaaatgaaaaaaaagtatgAAACAAAAGGAATGGCGAGTTGCGAATTATGAagttagaggaaggaatgtaggggggggggggggggggggggtgggtgggtgagggggtaaataggtgtgagtccacGTGGGGCCCAGGGCAGGGAGACGTTAGCTTTCCTCCTTATATCGATGGAAAACTCAGGTTGGCATCTATTGTGATGGAGATATGGTGGGCCTGTCAGTCCATGGCCATTTATAACGCAACTCAAGCACTTTGAGCTAAATTAGATATCATACTTAAATCATTCAGAAAATAAAttgacagaaaataaaataaaataaataagcttATGTGCATTGATGATTTCACTCGGTTCTCTTGTTCTTCCTCTACAGTTACAAGAGTATCGTGACACAGAGACGAGCTGGAACTGCTGTGTTTCTATGCTGGGCCATATCTATAATTGTTGGCATGATTCCCATGTTTGGATGGAACAAGTACACTGAAGTTACCCAAAGTGGAGAGAACTCCAGTCGCATGAACAATATCATTGTGTGCCAGTTTGAGACTGTAATCAGTATGGACTATATGGTCTACTTCAACTTCTTTGGTTGGGTGCTGCTACCTCTTGTACTGATCTTTGTGATCTATGTGGAGATATTTAATCTTATACGGAAACATCTGAACCAAAACATCTCAATCAACAATACTGACCCACGAAGGTACTTCGGGAAGGAGCTAAAACTCGCAAAGTCGTTGGCTCTAGTGTTGCTGTTATTTGCAATTTGTTGGCTTCCTCTACATATCATCAATTGCATTACACTATTTTGTCCTTCGTGCCACAAACCGAGTATAGTACTGTACATTGCCATCTTTCTAACACACGCAAACTCTGCTGTAAATCCCATTGTGTACGCTTTCAAGATCAACAAGTTTCGAGTGACCTTTCTCCAGATATGGAGCCATTACATTTGCTGTAACAAAGATCACAACTCAAATAACTTAAGCAGAGAACAGTTAAGAGGTAGAAGGGAACAGAGAAGTACTATGTAACTTATATACTGTACTTGAAGTAATTGCCCTGGATAATCAGATCATTATCGATGCTGAGTTCATTACATTACTATTGATTTAACTGAAAGAGCATCAGAATATTCTGACGCAAAAATAAACTTGCAAAATGACAACTGTCAAAGTCACCTGCTATCGAGCAAAGAATCTTTTTGAAACATTTAGAACATATCTGTTGAAGCTTTGACAACTCTTTGTTCCTCCTCTGTTTTTTCTTATAATTTGCTTCCTTGTCGAGCTCACAAGGTTCTCAGTTTTAGAGAAAGGCACTGAAGCACTAACATGATGATGGATTGCTGGACAACTGAGTGACGAGCAACTTTACAGAAGAAGGAGACTTTCAGCAACATGGAGCCAATTTAAATCGaaacactgtgtaggaaggaactgcagatgctggtttaaaccgaagatagacacaaaatgctggagtaactcagcgggccaggcagcatctttggaacccattccttctctccagagacgctgcctgtcctgctgagttactccagcattttgtctgaaTCGGAACATTGATGTATTTTAAAAGAAAGCAGAGCTTAAGGCCATAGCTGTGAATCATTTTAAAGAACATAATAGTCTGACAATATACTTTACCAGCAAATGGATTTTAATAAATTATGTACATTTTTGTGACAAAAGAATTCACTTTGCCATTCTACACAGTAAGATATAACCAGCAAGCCTTAATTTTAGTTGAAAATAAGCAAAAC
Proteins encoded in this window:
- the LOC129708642 gene encoding adenosine receptor A1-like, whose amino-acid sequence is MTVAVEGEAGAISPSLAIYIGIEVLIAVTAVLGNVLVCWAVKINRALRETTFCFIVSLALADIAVGTLVIPLAITISIGLKTHFYSCLLFSCTVLVLTQSSILALLAIAIDRYLRVKVPTSYKSIVTQRRAGTAVFLCWAISIIVGMIPMFGWNKYTEVTQSGENSSRMNNIIVCQFETVISMDYMVYFNFFGWVLLPLVLIFVIYVEIFNLIRKHLNQNISINNTDPRRYFGKELKLAKSLALVLLLFAICWLPLHIINCITLFCPSCHKPSIVLYIAIFLTHANSAVNPIVYAFKINKFRVTFLQIWSHYICCNKDHNSNNLSREQLRGRREQRSTM